From a single Parafrankia discariae genomic region:
- a CDS encoding SDR family NAD(P)-dependent oxidoreductase yields the protein MSFLEKYGPWALVVGGSEGIGEGYARKLAAQGFNLVLTARKPGPLNALADDLREAGTEVRVLSVDLSRPDALERTRTVTDDIEVGLLIYNAGANSVRGDLVELDPEVYRAVIAVNVLGQTEFARHYGGLMRERRRGGIILSGSSAGYMGAPSLAAYCASKAFSRIFSESLWIECEKYGVDVLHFCVGFTATPAMARLGYPLDAAQPADEAAQEALDNLANGPVWIAGGQRSVENAVNRSRVDDRAEAVRAFATPGRF from the coding sequence ATGAGCTTCTTGGAGAAGTACGGGCCCTGGGCCCTGGTGGTCGGCGGCTCGGAGGGAATCGGCGAGGGCTATGCCCGCAAGCTCGCCGCCCAGGGATTCAACCTGGTTCTCACGGCGCGCAAGCCGGGCCCGTTGAACGCCCTCGCCGACGACCTGCGCGAAGCCGGCACGGAGGTACGGGTGTTATCCGTCGACCTGAGCCGGCCGGACGCCCTGGAGCGGACGCGGACCGTGACCGACGACATCGAGGTCGGTCTGCTCATCTACAACGCCGGGGCCAACAGCGTCCGGGGGGATCTCGTCGAGCTGGATCCCGAGGTCTACCGGGCGGTCATCGCCGTCAACGTCCTCGGTCAGACCGAGTTCGCGCGGCACTACGGCGGCCTGATGCGCGAGCGGCGCCGCGGCGGGATCATCCTGTCCGGATCGAGCGCCGGGTACATGGGGGCGCCGTCGCTGGCCGCCTACTGCGCCTCGAAGGCCTTCAGTCGCATCTTCAGCGAGTCGCTGTGGATCGAGTGCGAGAAGTACGGAGTCGACGTGCTCCACTTCTGCGTCGGTTTCACCGCCACTCCCGCGATGGCCCGACTCGGATACCCCCTGGACGCCGCCCAGCCCGCCGACGAGGCCGCGCAGGAGGCCCTGGACAATCTCGCGAACGGCCCGGTGTGGATCGCCGGCGGACAGCGGTCGGTCGAGAACGCCGTCAACCGGTCCAGGGTCGACGACCGGGCCGAAGCCGTTCGCGCCTTCGCCACCCCGGGAAGGTTCTAG
- a CDS encoding winged helix-turn-helix transcriptional regulator, translating to MENAAGAPAAEAPTFDPACPMSAFPVRIGDKWTAMVVLCLETRPRRFTELRQLLGAVSAKVLTETLRAMERDGLVSRNAFDENPPRVEYQLTALGRSLLQLVDAARSWARDNLDDLLAARRHHDDLLRHGTGTGEGAGAGAAPSALAGIRPV from the coding sequence ATGGAGAACGCGGCCGGAGCCCCCGCGGCCGAAGCCCCGACGTTCGATCCGGCCTGCCCGATGAGCGCCTTCCCGGTGCGGATCGGCGACAAGTGGACCGCGATGGTCGTCCTGTGTCTCGAGACGCGGCCGCGGCGGTTCACCGAGCTCAGGCAGCTTCTCGGCGCGGTGAGCGCGAAGGTTTTGACCGAGACCCTGCGCGCGATGGAACGCGACGGTCTGGTGAGCAGAAACGCCTTCGACGAGAACCCGCCCCGGGTGGAGTACCAGCTGACCGCCCTCGGCCGGTCACTGCTGCAGCTGGTCGACGCGGCCCGGAGCTGGGCCCGGGACAATCTCGACGACCTCCTGGCCGCCCGCCGGCACCACGACGACCTCCTCCGCCACGGCACCGGCACCGGCGAGGGCGCCGGTGCCGGTGCGGCCCCGTCAGCCCTTGCTGGGATCCGCCCGGTCTAG